A stretch of the Chitinophagaceae bacterium genome encodes the following:
- a CDS encoding HD domain-containing protein — protein MIDLKKIETFIIEKLRRGLDPRLTYHGVHHTIDVTNEALRIASEEKISDTEDLLLLHIAALFHDTGFLYIYRDHEERSCKIALEFLPAFGLNTEQLKKICSLIMATKLPQRPKNILEEIICDADLDYLGRHDFYTTGKSLYLEWRAYRFVRDEDDFHQKQIQFLETHHYFTKSSNSLREDVKALHLAEIRKSVGA, from the coding sequence TTGATCGACCTGAAAAAAATAGAAACATTCATTATTGAGAAGTTGCGCCGCGGACTCGATCCGCGTCTGACTTATCATGGCGTTCATCATACAATTGATGTAACAAATGAAGCATTGCGCATTGCTTCAGAAGAAAAAATATCGGATACGGAAGATTTATTATTGTTGCACATCGCGGCATTATTTCATGATACAGGATTTCTCTATATCTACCGTGATCATGAAGAACGAAGTTGTAAAATAGCACTTGAATTTCTGCCGGCTTTTGGATTGAATACTGAGCAACTTAAAAAAATTTGCAGCCTGATCATGGCTACAAAACTTCCGCAGCGTCCGAAAAATATTCTGGAAGAAATTATCTGTGATGCAGATCTTGATTATCTCGGTCGCCATGATTTTTATACCACCGGTAAAAGTTTGTACCTCGAATGGCGGGCCTACCGTTTTGTAAGGGATGAAGATGACTTTCACCAGAAACAGATTCAGTTTCTCGAAACCCATCATTACTTTACCAAGTCTTCAAATAGTCTCCGGGAAGATGTTAAAGCCCTGCATCTTGCAGAAATCCGGAAGTCGGTTGGAGCTTAA
- a CDS encoding cyclic nucleotide-binding domain-containing protein, with amino-acid sequence MLLIEKVLILKSLSIFEETPEPLLVEVASILEELQPDPETTLFKKGETGNCLYIIYKGEVRIHSNEHTLAILKEGEFFGELSLLDTESRSASATTLNNSFLLKLDQEPFYELMSNRVEVVKGVLKILCKRLREQNELNAALKAKLSTAIN; translated from the coding sequence ATGCTGTTAATTGAAAAAGTTCTTATACTAAAATCGCTAAGTATTTTCGAAGAAACGCCGGAGCCGTTATTGGTGGAGGTGGCATCTATACTGGAAGAGTTGCAGCCCGATCCGGAAACCACATTATTCAAAAAGGGTGAAACGGGCAATTGCCTTTACATTATTTACAAGGGCGAAGTAAGGATACACAGCAATGAACATACGCTTGCTATATTGAAGGAAGGAGAATTTTTTGGTGAGTTATCGTTGCTCGATACTGAATCACGTTCAGCTTCAGCTACTACGTTAAATAATTCTTTTTTATTAAAACTTGATCAGGAACCCTTCTATGAGTTAATGTCGAATCGTGTGGAAGTGGTAAAGGGTGTTTTGAAAATACTTTGTAAAAGGCTGAGAGAACAGAATGAGCTTAATGCCGCATTAAAAGCAAAACTCTCCACCGCCATAAATTAA
- a CDS encoding HEAT repeat domain-containing protein, with protein MRSFIGKIDFVAHLYFQFFLLNEHCSFKITEYQTIGSLAGTQPVFLQLFQSIGIAMLLTLSNALFLAEFNVDELPKVYMISGLILLVVNYVYAKLEHKLPIQRLILYILITSAVSILIIRILIYSVEYRYAPVVLLIWYQVIYLLCSNSFWGLASQVFDVRESKRTFSILSAGDTPAKLLGYLSISAFAGTLGISNFLFISVLCFIISYLFMLWIIRTKKVDFKKIAHHVVHKETIHAVKTPGPIEVVKSFFGNNLILLISILSFIVVASLNVIDFTFLSDVKLQFHDDVALLTFLGQFLAAGRVFAILAKITLTSRIERQLGIKKSLLILPVLLIGFTIFVLVSKRLEGNVTFYLYAFGSMVVITEVLKSVLQDPLLLVLFQPLTPLLRLKGHLISKGILAPLGLLAAGAFIFTSIQLSGSLNITTTCYLLLLMCAAWIVVVYLLDRQYINTLIESLKTGFFRGNFLLSNDSAVKQLLFEKMKSKRPLEVIYAADTLEKLDKSALNEIVSVLLHHEEEAVKKFALKKACESRIVSVIPIVQSLLNEEVSDDLRIECLITLSGLHEDQTDFLLNYLDHPNIQLQQQAMIALFTSGDINSIIVAGTKLMGWMNHKEEQFRILAAATIGKAADKNFYNSLSKLLNDPSPAVQKRAIEAAGEIKSNRLIPLIFEKLEDPATTSTAIGALVSCGDEVFRFFPSPEHLLQTSLKSVQRYIKIAERIPGVKAGTFLESILLTDTRVKTMVITAMKEMSYAAPPHMTGNIQKLIYTELDAAGGIISYLSVLGKGAEFELLCNALITELKTCESNIFHLLSFIFDRAKLLRAFEHLRSGRKETFANAIEIIDLGVTKKIGSKFIPVIEYLHLQQEAVESTSVNAGEILSLIKKIIANSPVLLSSWTNAAAIYVMNQINHAESVSYLSTFETNGDYLVEETRNFVLAK; from the coding sequence ATGCGATCCTTTATAGGTAAAATAGATTTTGTTGCGCATCTTTACTTCCAGTTTTTTTTGCTGAATGAACACTGCTCTTTTAAGATTACTGAATATCAAACCATCGGAAGCCTGGCTGGTACGCAACCTGTTTTTTTGCAGTTGTTCCAGAGTATAGGTATTGCGATGCTGTTAACTTTATCCAATGCGTTATTTCTTGCCGAATTCAATGTAGATGAGCTTCCTAAGGTATACATGATATCCGGCCTTATATTGCTGGTGGTAAATTATGTATATGCAAAACTTGAACACAAGCTGCCGATTCAGCGGTTGATCCTGTACATTCTCATTACATCTGCCGTTTCAATTTTGATCATCCGCATCCTGATTTATTCGGTGGAATACCGGTATGCACCGGTTGTTTTACTGATCTGGTACCAGGTAATTTATTTGTTATGCAGTAATTCTTTCTGGGGCCTTGCTTCGCAGGTTTTTGATGTGCGTGAAAGTAAACGGACGTTCAGCATTCTGAGTGCAGGTGATACACCTGCTAAACTGTTAGGTTACCTCTCCATTTCCGCGTTTGCAGGTACGTTGGGAATCAGCAATTTCCTTTTTATATCCGTGTTATGTTTTATCATTTCTTATCTTTTTATGCTATGGATTATTCGTACCAAAAAGGTGGATTTCAAAAAGATTGCGCATCATGTTGTTCACAAAGAGACGATTCATGCCGTTAAAACTCCCGGCCCCATTGAAGTCGTTAAAAGTTTTTTCGGAAACAATCTCATTCTGCTTATCTCCATTCTGTCCTTTATTGTGGTGGCTTCTCTCAACGTAATCGATTTTACCTTTTTAAGCGATGTGAAACTGCAATTTCATGATGATGTGGCATTGCTGACTTTTCTGGGTCAGTTTTTAGCTGCCGGAAGAGTGTTTGCGATTCTTGCAAAGATCACGCTTACGAGCAGGATTGAACGGCAACTGGGCATCAAAAAATCATTGCTCATTCTGCCGGTGTTGTTGATAGGGTTTACCATTTTCGTTTTAGTGAGCAAACGCCTGGAAGGAAATGTAACCTTTTACCTGTATGCTTTCGGCAGCATGGTGGTAATTACAGAAGTATTGAAATCAGTGTTGCAGGACCCACTGCTACTTGTTCTTTTTCAACCTTTGACTCCCTTGCTCCGGTTGAAGGGACACCTGATATCAAAAGGTATTCTGGCTCCACTTGGACTCCTGGCGGCCGGCGCATTTATCTTCACAAGCATTCAACTAAGTGGTTCGCTAAACATCACTACCACCTGTTATCTGCTGCTGCTGATGTGTGCAGCATGGATAGTAGTGGTGTACCTTCTCGATCGCCAGTATATTAATACGCTAATTGAATCTCTGAAGACAGGTTTCTTCCGTGGAAATTTTTTGCTGTCTAATGATTCTGCTGTCAAGCAACTGTTGTTTGAAAAAATGAAAAGCAAACGGCCGCTGGAAGTGATTTATGCAGCCGATACACTGGAAAAACTTGACAAGTCGGCCCTGAATGAAATTGTAAGTGTATTGCTGCATCATGAAGAAGAGGCCGTAAAAAAGTTTGCGCTAAAAAAAGCCTGCGAGAGCAGGATCGTTTCCGTTATACCTATTGTGCAATCTTTGTTGAATGAGGAGGTGTCTGATGACTTGCGGATCGAATGCCTGATTACATTGTCAGGGCTGCATGAAGATCAAACCGACTTCCTGCTCAACTACCTGGATCATCCAAACATTCAATTGCAACAACAAGCGATGATTGCCCTTTTCACCAGTGGTGACATTAATTCAATTATTGTAGCAGGCACCAAGCTCATGGGCTGGATGAATCATAAAGAGGAACAGTTTCGCATACTGGCCGCCGCGACTATTGGCAAGGCCGCCGACAAAAATTTTTATAATTCACTCTCCAAATTGCTCAATGATCCGTCGCCGGCTGTTCAAAAAAGAGCGATTGAAGCAGCCGGTGAAATTAAGAGCAACAGGCTGATACCTCTTATTTTTGAAAAACTGGAAGATCCTGCCACTACGAGCACAGCTATAGGAGCATTGGTTTCCTGCGGTGATGAAGTGTTCCGTTTTTTTCCTTCACCGGAACATTTGCTTCAGACGAGTTTAAAATCTGTACAGCGCTATATTAAAATTGCAGAACGCATCCCCGGAGTAAAAGCAGGGACGTTTCTGGAATCCATTTTACTTACGGACACCAGAGTGAAAACGATGGTGATTACGGCGATGAAAGAAATGAGTTATGCTGCGCCTCCGCATATGACCGGGAACATTCAAAAATTAATTTATACTGAGCTTGATGCGGCCGGTGGTATTATCAGTTACCTGAGTGTATTAGGAAAAGGTGCTGAGTTTGAACTGCTTTGCAACGCCCTTATTACGGAACTTAAAACCTGTGAGTCCAATATTTTTCACCTGCTCTCCTTTATTTTTGACAGGGCAAAATTACTGAGAGCATTTGAACACCTCCGTTCGGGAAGAAAAGAAACCTTTGCGAACGCCATTGAAATTATTGACCTCGGTGTCACTAAAAAAATCGGCAGCAAGTTCATTCCGGTCATTGAGTATTTACATCTGCAACAAGAGGCAGTTGAATCAACATCGGTTAACGCAGGTGAAATATTGTCGTTAATAAAAAAGATCATCGCTAACTCTCCCGTGCTGTTAAGTTCCTGGACGAATGCCGCGGCTATCTATGTAATGAATCAGATTAATCATGCTGAAAGTGTTTCCTACCTTTCTACCTTTGAAACCAATGGCGATTACCTTGTAGAAGAGACGAGAAATTTTGTGCTGGCTAAATAA
- a CDS encoding glycogen synthase produces the protein MQILHVSAECYPAAKVGGLGDVAGALPKYLNRAGATASLVMPHYYNKFYHDHSWNNVAEGAFKLGAVEYKYKIRKEATDALGFELFITEIEGLLNEELPYGYENDLQRHLGFQICVVDWLSNRQERPDVVHCHDHPTGLIPFMMNYGNSYHHLKEIKTVFTIHSAQYQGQIGMDKINLLPAFDEWKRGMLEWNNNINPMACAIKCCWRFTTVSPGYLVELRQNALGIEKLIRDEQQKSQGILNGIDADVWNPEMDTWIETTYNVATVNDGKSVNKKSLCYSFKLNHELPLVAFIGRLVGEKGGDLLADSIRQTVIRQNRGVNFLVLGSGVNEYENALNALKSDLPDNFNCYIGYHEKLAHLMYAGADFLLMPSRVEPCGLNQLYAMRYGTVPIVRSTGGLKDTVTDIAEKDGFGIRFEQITVAAIDVAVERALTLYHDKQSMSGVKEKIMKFDHSWDHAAEVYMELYRSMQ, from the coding sequence ATGCAGATATTACATGTTAGTGCTGAATGTTATCCTGCCGCTAAAGTAGGTGGCCTGGGTGACGTGGCCGGTGCACTACCTAAATACCTTAACAGAGCAGGTGCCACCGCCAGCTTGGTGATGCCACATTATTATAATAAATTTTATCACGATCATAGCTGGAACAATGTAGCTGAAGGTGCGTTTAAACTAGGAGCGGTGGAATACAAATACAAGATCAGGAAAGAAGCTACTGATGCATTGGGTTTTGAACTTTTCATTACGGAAATTGAAGGTCTGCTGAATGAAGAACTTCCTTACGGTTATGAAAACGATCTGCAACGTCACCTCGGCTTTCAGATTTGCGTAGTGGATTGGTTGAGCAACCGGCAGGAAAGACCTGATGTTGTTCATTGTCATGATCATCCAACGGGACTTATTCCGTTTATGATGAATTATGGCAACAGTTACCATCACCTGAAAGAAATAAAAACAGTATTCACTATTCACAGCGCGCAGTATCAAGGTCAGATTGGAATGGATAAGATCAACCTGCTTCCGGCTTTTGATGAATGGAAACGCGGTATGCTGGAGTGGAACAATAACATTAATCCAATGGCATGTGCTATAAAATGTTGCTGGAGGTTTACAACTGTTTCGCCCGGCTACCTTGTGGAACTCAGGCAAAATGCGCTGGGTATTGAAAAACTTATAAGGGATGAGCAGCAGAAGTCGCAGGGAATTCTGAATGGAATTGACGCTGATGTATGGAATCCTGAGATGGATACATGGATTGAAACAACCTACAATGTGGCAACAGTAAACGATGGAAAATCAGTGAACAAAAAGTCGCTGTGTTATTCTTTTAAATTGAATCATGAACTTCCTTTGGTCGCCTTTATCGGACGATTGGTGGGAGAGAAGGGCGGCGACTTATTAGCCGACAGCATCCGGCAAACTGTAATACGACAAAACAGAGGCGTGAATTTTTTGGTGCTTGGCAGTGGGGTGAATGAATATGAAAATGCACTCAATGCTTTAAAATCAGATTTGCCTGATAATTTCAATTGTTACATTGGTTATCATGAAAAGCTCGCGCACCTGATGTATGCAGGTGCAGACTTTCTACTCATGCCTTCGCGTGTAGAACCCTGCGGACTCAATCAGTTATACGCTATGCGGTATGGAACAGTGCCAATAGTAAGAAGCACCGGAGGCTTGAAGGATACGGTAACTGACATTGCTGAAAAAGATGGATTTGGAATCCGGTTCGAACAGATTACGGTTGCGGCTATTGATGTAGCGGTGGAAAGAGCATTGACATTGTATCACGACAAGCAGTCAATGTCAGGCGTTAAAGAGAAAATAATGAAGTTTGATCATTCATGGGATCATGCTGCAGAAGTTTACATGGAATTATACCGGTCAATGCAATGA
- a CDS encoding glucose-1-phosphate adenylyltransferase — MQQEKVLAVILGGGAGTRLSPLTASRSKPAVPIAGKYRLVDIPVSNCINSGIQRMFVLTQFNSASLNKHIKNTYHFSAFSKAFVDILAAEQTPDNPRWFMGTADAVRQSLHHLNNNDYEYVLILSGDQLYQMNFMDLLDYHEKMGAEISIATIPVNGRDAPEYGIMKTTAEGFIESFIEKPKKELLPAWTSEVSDSMKAQGREYLASMGIYVFNKKTLIDLLEEKIDATDFGKEIIPQSIGNHKILSYQHEGYWTDIGNIRSYFEANLALTDEIPDFNLFDNRNVIYTHARMLPPAKISGTTLNASIVAEGSIVRAAKIDRSIIGIRSRIGEGSVIVSSYIIGNDSFQTLESIKESIRKGIPIIGIGDRCYIQNTIIDKDCYIGNDVHIKGGSHLPDMETNILTVKDGIVVVKKGAIVPDRFGLG; from the coding sequence ATGCAACAGGAAAAAGTGTTGGCAGTTATTCTCGGCGGTGGAGCCGGAACGCGTTTATCGCCGCTTACCGCATCACGTTCAAAGCCCGCGGTACCGATTGCCGGAAAGTACCGGCTGGTGGATATACCTGTTTCCAACTGTATCAACTCGGGTATACAACGAATGTTTGTGCTCACTCAATTCAATTCAGCATCCTTGAACAAGCACATCAAGAATACCTATCACTTCAGTGCTTTCAGCAAAGCTTTTGTAGATATTCTTGCCGCGGAGCAAACGCCCGATAATCCAAGGTGGTTTATGGGAACGGCTGATGCGGTACGCCAATCATTGCATCACCTCAACAACAATGATTATGAATATGTATTGATCCTTTCAGGTGACCAATTGTACCAGATGAATTTTATGGACCTGTTGGATTATCATGAAAAAATGGGAGCCGAAATTTCTATTGCTACCATTCCGGTTAATGGAAGGGACGCACCGGAATATGGCATTATGAAAACTACTGCGGAAGGATTTATTGAATCATTTATTGAAAAGCCAAAGAAGGAATTGTTGCCGGCATGGACATCAGAAGTAAGTGATTCAATGAAGGCGCAGGGAAGAGAATATCTTGCGTCGATGGGCATTTATGTATTCAACAAAAAAACCCTTATTGATCTGCTCGAAGAAAAGATTGATGCAACAGATTTTGGAAAAGAAATAATTCCGCAGTCGATCGGTAACCATAAAATACTCAGTTATCAGCATGAAGGTTATTGGACGGACATTGGGAATATACGTTCTTATTTTGAAGCCAACCTTGCACTCACCGATGAAATTCCGGATTTCAATTTATTCGATAACAGAAATGTGATTTATACGCATGCACGAATGCTGCCACCTGCAAAAATTTCGGGTACCACGTTAAATGCGTCCATCGTAGCGGAGGGCAGCATTGTAAGAGCTGCCAAAATCGACCGTTCTATAATCGGTATACGTTCAAGGATTGGTGAAGGGAGTGTGATTGTAAGCAGCTATATAATAGGTAATGATTCCTTTCAGACACTCGAATCCATCAAAGAATCGATTCGTAAAGGCATTCCCATTATTGGAATCGGTGACCGGTGTTACATACAGAATACCATCATCGATAAAGATTGTTATATCGGCAACGATGTACACATTAAAGGCGGCAGTCACCTTCCAGATATGGAAACCAATATTCTTACCGTGAAAGATGGAATTGTGGTTGTAAAGAAAGGAGCCATTGTTCCGGATCGTTTTGGATTAGGATAA